Proteins encoded within one genomic window of Lactococcus garvieae:
- a CDS encoding DUF805 domain-containing protein — protein sequence MFTLKDFKQAYQKFWVGYMSFKERTNRKDYWLAMLGHGLLTLILLLLSFLFEALSNDVLPDIWSVFSYFFLGLWVVYVLLTMLPFWAIAVRRLRDAGLPWELIFILLAPVGGLLGMFVLNALPSTQFQRQLPEFSEAAYRKPKIQETGHETFFQAWKNYFIGYVSFTGRTSRISFWMVQLVFAVLFAIFGILLVGVHLFEMALFGGAFLATWMLIALIFLIGMGLLLPTLALFARRFRDVGLSDFAIGLIFLVAIMLILLSNITHAVDVASFGIYDFALLNYLLFLLDFVFVLLIIFVTTQDKNQLVQKEKTLLFRREG from the coding sequence ATGTTTACGTTAAAAGATTTCAAACAGGCCTACCAAAAATTTTGGGTGGGTTACATGTCCTTTAAAGAAAGAACCAACCGCAAAGATTACTGGTTAGCCATGCTTGGGCACGGTTTACTTACTCTGATCTTACTTTTGCTTTCTTTCTTATTTGAGGCTTTATCAAACGATGTATTACCAGATATCTGGTCTGTTTTTTCATATTTTTTCCTTGGGTTATGGGTAGTCTATGTGTTATTAACAATGTTACCTTTTTGGGCGATTGCTGTGCGACGTTTACGCGATGCGGGTCTCCCTTGGGAATTGATTTTTATTCTCTTAGCACCAGTTGGTGGACTTTTAGGGATGTTTGTTCTGAACGCTCTACCTTCTACTCAGTTTCAAAGGCAGTTGCCAGAATTTTCCGAGGCCGCTTATCGCAAGCCTAAGATTCAAGAAACTGGGCATGAGACATTTTTCCAAGCATGGAAGAATTATTTTATTGGTTATGTATCGTTCACAGGCCGTACAAGTCGTATTAGCTTTTGGATGGTACAACTGGTCTTTGCTGTACTCTTTGCCATTTTTGGCATTTTGCTTGTAGGCGTTCATTTGTTTGAAATGGCACTCTTTGGTGGTGCATTTCTTGCCACTTGGATGCTTATAGCACTAATTTTCTTAATCGGCATGGGGTTATTACTGCCCACACTGGCTCTATTTGCACGTCGTTTTCGTGATGTGGGTTTATCAGACTTTGCGATTGGCTTAATCTTTCTAGTAGCCATAATGTTGATACTCTTGAGCAATATCACACATGCTGTAGATGTAGCAAGCTTTGGGATATACGATTTCGCGCTACTAAATTATCTTTTATTCTTGCTTGATTTTGTCTTTGTCCTGCTCATTATTTTTGTGACTACCCAAGACAAGAATCAACTGGTACAGAAGGAAAAAACACTTTTGTTTAGAAGAGAGGGCTGA
- a CDS encoding aminoacyltransferase, translating to MNYKLREISAEEFAQFNENVSQGSFLQTPEMAELMTANGWEVTLLAVQSDKIEMAALLGAKNMTGGKHYEIQYGPIFQTYQEDVEQFFYQELRQFVKEHGGMELLVIPNTNYQEFDSTGQPLTEENKKFITAMQNLDYAHTGLEVGYNKRGESTWHYIKDLSEIADEKKLLKSYSKDGQYSVKKTQQFGIRVRPLAYEELDKFKKITSETSERRGYDDHDLAYYQSLYKTFGDKAEFLVAEINFADYEEAILAQIDKLTGQIEKTKKEGKRKELESQLETQKVRLTEAREFIEQHGREDIILAGSLFIYGASETIYLFSGSYEAFKKLYAPFAIQHYVMKKTLASGVKSYNFFGIAGTFDGTDGVLHFKQNFAGYVVRKVGYFNYYPKPLKHKVLSTIKTMLGRK from the coding sequence TTGAATTATAAATTAAGAGAAATTTCCGCTGAAGAATTCGCTCAATTCAATGAAAATGTAAGCCAAGGGAGCTTTTTACAAACTCCCGAAATGGCAGAGCTGATGACGGCAAATGGCTGGGAAGTAACTTTATTGGCTGTCCAATCAGATAAAATCGAAATGGCCGCTCTTTTAGGAGCGAAAAATATGACTGGTGGTAAGCATTATGAAATCCAGTACGGCCCCATTTTCCAGACATATCAGGAAGATGTTGAACAGTTTTTCTATCAAGAGTTACGTCAGTTTGTCAAAGAGCATGGTGGGATGGAGCTTTTAGTCATTCCGAATACAAACTATCAAGAATTCGATAGTACTGGACAGCCTCTTACAGAAGAAAACAAGAAATTCATCACGGCTATGCAGAATCTTGACTACGCACATACAGGTTTAGAAGTAGGGTATAACAAGCGGGGCGAATCTACTTGGCACTATATCAAGGATTTATCAGAAATCGCTGATGAGAAGAAGTTGCTCAAGTCTTACTCTAAAGATGGACAATACTCTGTTAAGAAAACACAACAATTTGGGATTCGTGTGCGCCCCTTAGCTTATGAAGAGTTAGATAAATTCAAGAAAATTACGTCTGAAACTTCTGAGCGTCGGGGATACGATGATCATGATTTAGCTTACTATCAAAGCCTTTACAAGACATTTGGAGATAAGGCAGAATTTTTAGTTGCGGAGATTAACTTTGCGGACTATGAAGAAGCTATTTTAGCTCAAATTGATAAACTTACCGGGCAAATTGAAAAAACGAAAAAAGAAGGCAAGCGAAAAGAACTAGAGAGCCAATTGGAAACGCAAAAAGTTCGTTTAACAGAGGCGCGTGAATTCATTGAACAGCATGGTCGTGAAGACATTATTTTAGCAGGTTCGCTTTTCATTTATGGAGCCAGTGAAACCATTTATCTTTTTAGTGGGTCTTATGAAGCCTTTAAGAAATTATATGCTCCATTCGCTATTCAACATTATGTGATGAAAAAAACATTGGCTAGTGGCGTGAAGAGTTATAATTTCTTTGGTATTGCAGGAACTTTTGATGGAACAGATGGTGTTTTGCACTTTAAACAAAACTTTGCAGGATATGTCGTACGTAAAGTTGGTTATTTCAATTATTATCCAAAACCACTTAAACATAAAGTTTTAAGTACAATCAAAACAATGTTAGGTAGAAAATAA
- a CDS encoding peptidoglycan bridge formation glycyltransferase FemA/FemB family protein has translation MEFLEISQEQFAAFAAEETESFLQTAEMAEMLAKRGYKTHFLAVKINDKIKMAALMTSIAVSGGARLEINFGPIGNFDQMVFNCFIQELKKYAKAHQVLEVKVRPAVNYMTFDSKGQELGEVNASFIDEMKKLGLTYNGRHTGYEEQDAVAEWQYIKDLSEINNEEELLKSYNSNAKRNVKKAIKNEVLVKVATYDELFEVERLVGNTGEKRHFATKDLEYYQELYTAFGDKIEFLITYHESTAIAAGVFIEVNQEFLYLYGGSDGAYGKLGGPFLMQHTAMLHALERGMKTYNFYGISGNFDGSDGVLKFKQNFGGYITQKVGEFSYYPQPMKYKLIQGMKKVLGRG, from the coding sequence ATGGAATTCTTAGAAATCTCGCAAGAACAATTTGCAGCATTTGCAGCTGAAGAAACGGAGTCTTTTTTACAAACAGCCGAAATGGCAGAAATGCTTGCAAAACGTGGCTACAAGACACATTTTTTAGCTGTAAAAATAAATGATAAAATTAAGATGGCAGCGCTTATGACTTCTATCGCTGTTTCAGGCGGAGCAAGGCTTGAAATTAATTTTGGTCCAATCGGCAACTTTGACCAAATGGTCTTTAATTGTTTTATCCAAGAACTTAAAAAATATGCTAAAGCACACCAAGTTCTAGAAGTGAAAGTTCGTCCAGCAGTTAACTATATGACTTTTGACAGTAAAGGACAAGAGCTTGGAGAAGTAAATGCGTCCTTTATTGACGAAATGAAAAAACTCGGCTTGACTTACAATGGTCGACACACAGGTTATGAGGAACAAGATGCGGTAGCAGAATGGCAATATATCAAGGATCTTTCGGAAATAAATAATGAAGAAGAACTTTTGAAAAGCTATAACTCGAATGCAAAGCGAAATGTAAAAAAAGCGATAAAAAATGAAGTTCTTGTGAAAGTAGCTACATATGATGAACTTTTCGAAGTTGAACGTTTGGTTGGCAACACAGGTGAGAAACGACACTTTGCGACAAAAGATTTAGAATATTATCAAGAGCTTTATACAGCTTTTGGAGATAAAATTGAATTCTTGATAACTTATCATGAATCAACTGCTATTGCTGCTGGTGTATTTATAGAAGTTAATCAAGAGTTTCTCTACCTTTATGGAGGATCAGATGGAGCTTATGGTAAACTTGGAGGGCCTTTCCTCATGCAACATACCGCAATGTTACATGCACTGGAGCGGGGAATGAAGACCTACAATTTCTATGGTATCTCTGGTAATTTTGATGGGAGTGATGGCGTTTTGAAGTTTAAGCAAAACTTTGGTGGCTATATCACTCAAAAAGTTGGTGAATTTTCATATTATCCACAACCCATGAAATATAAACTCATTCAAGGAATGAAAAAAGTCTTAGGACGTGGTTAA
- a CDS encoding NAD(P)/FAD-dependent oxidoreductase, whose protein sequence is METLYDLTIIGAGPVGLYAGFYAGMRGMSVKIIEALEEAGGQPQTLYPEKMIYDIAGLPEISGADLTVNLLTQLARVPHELYLNEKVENISQDEVDGTFKLQTDKRTHKSKAVLLTTGSGLLSPRKLNLEGEDELHNVGKLNYFIKSLEEYRGKEVAVLGGGDSALDWALMLEKVASKVHLIHRRPSFRAHALTVAELEQSTVKVHTPYLPNHLSTKGLHLQRVKSEEIHPLEVEKILVNYGMMTNHVNLSEELEMSRRGRIQSNRQQQTNISGLYVAGDASDYEGKAPLMSVGFGEAVLAINDMTQKLEFSHSLQKGHSSSLFGK, encoded by the coding sequence ATGGAAACTTTATACGATTTAACAATTATTGGTGCAGGTCCTGTTGGTCTCTACGCTGGATTTTATGCTGGAATGCGTGGTATGTCTGTTAAGATTATTGAGGCTTTAGAAGAAGCCGGTGGTCAACCTCAAACCCTCTATCCTGAAAAAATGATATATGATATAGCGGGACTCCCTGAAATTTCAGGAGCAGACTTGACAGTAAACCTTTTGACGCAGCTCGCGCGTGTGCCTCATGAACTTTACTTAAATGAGAAAGTCGAAAATATTAGTCAAGATGAAGTTGACGGTACTTTCAAACTTCAAACAGATAAGAGAACACATAAGTCAAAAGCAGTTTTACTGACGACTGGGTCGGGATTGTTAAGTCCACGAAAACTTAATCTTGAAGGTGAAGATGAACTCCATAATGTAGGAAAACTTAACTACTTCATTAAGAGTTTAGAAGAATATCGAGGAAAAGAAGTTGCGGTTCTTGGTGGGGGAGACAGTGCTTTAGACTGGGCATTAATGTTAGAAAAAGTAGCCAGTAAAGTTCATTTGATTCATCGTCGTCCTTCATTTAGAGCGCACGCCCTCACTGTGGCAGAGCTTGAACAATCAACAGTTAAAGTCCATACACCTTATTTGCCGAATCATTTATCTACAAAAGGTCTCCACCTTCAACGTGTGAAGTCAGAAGAAATACATCCTTTGGAAGTAGAAAAAATATTAGTAAATTATGGTATGATGACAAATCATGTGAATCTTAGTGAAGAACTAGAAATGAGCCGTCGAGGAAGAATTCAATCCAATCGTCAGCAGCAAACAAATATTTCAGGCTTATATGTAGCGGGTGACGCCAGTGATTATGAAGGAAAAGCACCTTTGATGTCTGTCGGTTTTGGTGAAGCCGTACTGGCTATCAATGATATGACCCAAAAGTTAGAGTTCAGTCACAGCTTACAAAAAGGTCATTCTTCAAGCCTATTTGGTAAATGA
- a CDS encoding CvpA family protein, whose protein sequence is MLINLLILILLVWSFIVGYSRGLILQALYSLGIIISAIIAFLNYKELASHLTMWVPFSSATADSRLLFFDNSMLFQIDDAFYAGLAFILIFVVSYVIIRLIGLFVHITRLQPLGKNGKIIAGVLAVGATYFGLQMAVTLLALVPMPVVQNHLNASALVRLMVSHTPISSGMLKNIFIENIIGNL, encoded by the coding sequence ATGCTTATTAACTTACTCATTTTAATATTACTTGTATGGTCTTTTATAGTTGGCTATTCTCGCGGTTTGATTTTGCAAGCTCTCTATAGTTTGGGAATAATTATTTCGGCTATTATTGCCTTCTTAAATTATAAGGAATTAGCTTCCCATCTGACGATGTGGGTGCCTTTTTCCAGTGCTACTGCTGATTCTCGACTGCTTTTCTTTGATAACAGTATGCTTTTCCAGATTGATGATGCTTTCTACGCCGGACTTGCTTTTATCCTAATTTTTGTGGTGTCCTATGTGATTATTCGTTTGATTGGGCTTTTTGTGCATATCACGCGTCTCCAGCCGCTTGGAAAAAACGGGAAAATTATTGCAGGTGTTTTGGCAGTGGGGGCGACTTATTTTGGTCTACAAATGGCCGTTACCTTATTGGCGCTTGTACCTATGCCAGTGGTACAAAATCATTTGAATGCTTCGGCACTCGTCCGCCTTATGGTAAGTCATACCCCAATTTCTTCGGGAATGCTGAAAAATATCTTTATTGAGAACATAATAGGTAATCTTTAA
- a CDS encoding endonuclease MutS2, with product MNKKIIQILEFDKVKEQFLAFLTTAQGKKELAELEPLSDPKKIQTLFDELAEFENLAQENGQIHLSKTADISEILRRLELDAQLSGREFVEIKKIVQQGLNILRYFDEAENVNIPTLEELISKFAELSSVNKELEIFDNSGTLYDNASSELMHIRSAIKRYQSDIKKVMQELLSKNAGALTENLITVRNDRQVLPVRADSKNKISGVVHDMSATGQTLYIEPNAVVSLNNNLNQKKIEEKNEIIRIFRELSEKLKPFTPDIRQNAWLQGHLDLIKAKYNYLLKYKASIPELAADNDICFYEARHPLIDPKVVVANDIKFDSKLNTIVITGPNTGGKTITLKTVGLLTIMAQSGLPILTSAGSRAHIFSEIFADIGDEQSIEQSLSTFSSHMTNIVEILEKADHTSLVLFDELGAGTDPKEGAALAIAILEFLRKKHVKTLASTHYPELKAYGVETPEVINASMEFDIDKMRPVFRLQLGVPGRSNALEISRRIGLSDQIIQEASNMVSDEEHDVNHMIASLEEKTKEVTEAAANIKRLERENINLHKDLTRVYDQVNRERDLELQKAKQEAQEVVKKASQEAQDILKNLNEKAQLKPHEIIAARGELENLVPSVDYSKNKILKKAKAQRGLKQGAEVVVTAYGQRGKLIRLEKDGRWQVQMGSIMTKLQEDEFELTEEEIAKSQPAKTKAVTRKVSNKVKAQLDLRGMRYEEAELELDNYIDQALLANLLQITIVHGIGTGVIREMVQKKLQKHRHIKSYEYAPVNAGGSGATIATLK from the coding sequence ATGAATAAAAAAATTATCCAAATTTTAGAATTTGACAAGGTCAAAGAGCAATTCTTGGCCTTTTTAACAACAGCTCAGGGAAAAAAAGAGTTGGCTGAATTAGAGCCACTTTCTGATCCTAAAAAAATCCAAACATTGTTTGATGAATTAGCTGAATTTGAAAATTTAGCGCAAGAAAATGGGCAAATTCATCTTTCTAAAACAGCAGATATCAGTGAAATACTACGACGTCTAGAACTTGATGCACAGCTTAGTGGCCGTGAATTTGTTGAAATTAAAAAAATTGTCCAACAAGGATTAAATATTCTGCGTTATTTTGATGAAGCAGAGAATGTAAATATTCCTACTCTAGAAGAACTTATCAGTAAATTTGCAGAACTTTCTTCTGTTAACAAGGAACTAGAAATATTTGACAATTCTGGCACACTCTATGATAATGCTTCATCTGAGCTAATGCACATACGCTCTGCAATTAAACGTTATCAGTCCGACATAAAAAAAGTGATGCAAGAGCTTTTGTCTAAAAATGCAGGGGCTTTAACAGAAAACTTGATTACAGTTCGTAATGATCGACAAGTGTTACCTGTCCGTGCGGATAGCAAGAATAAAATCTCTGGTGTCGTTCATGATATGTCAGCAACAGGTCAAACGCTCTATATTGAACCTAACGCTGTCGTTTCGCTTAATAACAATCTGAACCAAAAGAAAATTGAAGAGAAAAATGAAATCATTCGCATCTTCCGCGAATTAAGCGAGAAGTTAAAACCATTCACTCCAGATATCCGACAAAATGCTTGGTTGCAGGGGCATTTAGATTTAATTAAAGCGAAGTACAATTATCTATTGAAATACAAAGCAAGTATTCCGGAATTGGCAGCTGATAATGACATATGTTTCTATGAGGCGCGTCACCCGCTGATTGATCCCAAAGTTGTTGTGGCAAATGACATAAAGTTTGACAGTAAACTAAATACGATTGTAATCACTGGACCCAATACTGGTGGTAAAACGATTACCTTGAAGACAGTCGGCCTTTTGACTATAATGGCACAGTCTGGTTTGCCTATTTTGACCAGTGCGGGAAGTCGGGCACACATTTTTTCTGAAATCTTTGCGGACATTGGAGACGAACAATCCATTGAGCAAAGCCTCTCAACTTTCTCAAGTCATATGACAAATATTGTCGAAATTTTAGAAAAAGCTGATCATACATCATTGGTTCTTTTTGATGAGCTGGGTGCAGGTACAGATCCTAAAGAAGGAGCTGCCTTGGCCATTGCTATTTTAGAATTTTTGCGTAAAAAACATGTGAAAACACTGGCGAGTACCCACTATCCAGAACTTAAGGCTTACGGTGTAGAAACACCAGAGGTTATTAATGCCAGCATGGAATTTGATATTGATAAGATGCGCCCAGTTTTTCGTCTACAGCTTGGTGTGCCAGGTCGGTCAAATGCTTTAGAAATCTCACGACGCATAGGTTTATCAGATCAGATTATTCAGGAAGCCAGCAATATGGTCTCGGATGAAGAACATGACGTGAACCATATGATTGCGAGCCTTGAAGAGAAAACCAAGGAAGTTACAGAAGCAGCAGCAAATATCAAAAGGCTGGAAAGAGAGAATATTAACCTCCACAAGGATTTAACTCGAGTTTATGATCAAGTGAATCGAGAACGTGATTTAGAACTTCAAAAAGCAAAACAAGAAGCCCAAGAAGTTGTGAAAAAAGCAAGCCAAGAGGCTCAAGATATTCTCAAAAATCTCAATGAAAAAGCGCAACTTAAGCCCCATGAAATTATTGCTGCTCGTGGTGAACTCGAGAATCTAGTTCCTTCTGTTGATTACAGTAAGAATAAAATTTTGAAAAAAGCAAAAGCTCAGCGCGGTCTTAAACAAGGCGCAGAAGTTGTTGTTACGGCTTATGGACAACGTGGTAAGCTTATTCGCCTGGAAAAAGACGGGCGTTGGCAAGTTCAGATGGGTTCAATAATGACCAAACTGCAAGAAGATGAATTTGAGCTGACAGAAGAAGAAATTGCGAAAAGCCAACCCGCCAAGACAAAAGCTGTTACACGGAAAGTAAGCAATAAAGTTAAAGCACAATTAGATTTACGTGGCATGCGTTATGAAGAAGCAGAACTTGAGCTGGATAATTACATTGACCAAGCATTGCTTGCTAATCTTTTACAAATCACAATTGTGCATGGTATTGGTACTGGCGTAATTCGTGAAATGGTGCAGAAAAAGTTGCAAAAACACCGTCATATTAAGAGTTATGAATATGCTCCTGTAAATGCTGGTGGAAGTGGCGCAACAATTGCTACTTTAAAATGA
- the trxA gene encoding thioredoxin has translation MEYNITDATFKEEIKDGLVLVDFWATWCGPCRMQAPILEQLGEELDESELKICKLDVDENPETPQAFGVMSIPTLIFFKDGQMVKQVVGVQTKAQLKAAVAELS, from the coding sequence ATGGAATATAATATCACTGATGCTACTTTTAAAGAAGAAATTAAAGATGGACTAGTACTTGTAGATTTTTGGGCAACATGGTGTGGTCCTTGTCGTATGCAAGCACCTATTTTGGAACAATTGGGAGAAGAACTTGACGAGTCAGAACTTAAAATTTGTAAACTTGATGTCGATGAAAATCCTGAAACACCACAAGCTTTCGGTGTAATGAGCATTCCTACATTGATTTTCTTTAAAGATGGTCAAATGGTTAAACAAGTAGTTGGAGTTCAAACTAAAGCTCAACTCAAAGCTGCTGTTGCAGAATTATCATAA
- a CDS encoding DUF2969 domain-containing protein, giving the protein MSKKKDTEIEIIDTKTGVQVKSGKKIIAEINEENGNFVVLTSGKELTVTRNFADALEEAIKAYNLGA; this is encoded by the coding sequence ATGTCTAAGAAAAAAGATACAGAAATTGAAATTATTGATACAAAAACTGGTGTTCAAGTCAAATCAGGCAAAAAAATCATCGCTGAAATTAATGAAGAAAATGGCAATTTTGTCGTCCTTACTTCTGGAAAAGAACTTACAGTAACGCGTAATTTTGCGGATGCCTTGGAAGAAGCAATTAAAGCTTACAATTTGGGTGCCTAA
- a CDS encoding peptidoglycan bridge formation glycyltransferase FemA/FemB family protein → MYTVKIGLDAHLHDEFVAASGMPNLLQTSKWATIKSSWKSEIIGFYKDKRLVASSLVLIRPLPLGFTMLYIPRGILMDYTDKALLKFVLLELKKFGKRQKALFIKFDPAYKFDDAYDIMTNLTNAGVEYTGRTTEMHDTIQPRYNAVIYKEDFSEEVLDKKTRQFIRKARNSYPEVIFGGKELVPVFAELMKKTEARKNVSLRNADYYTKLLDTYGSDAFITLVKFDMSKVKADMEANVEKIKDNQSKAKNEKRLKTLTEELAIAEKNVSDISAFIAEKGAVIPVAGTLSINAFGAAETLYAGTDTAFQKYYPSYLVWFETIQHAFEKGANTLNMGGLENSLSEKDGLLKFKKHFNPRIEEYVGEFDLPVSKLLYKMANSLYMRRKTKH, encoded by the coding sequence ATGTATACAGTAAAAATTGGACTTGATGCTCATCTTCATGATGAGTTTGTTGCTGCCTCGGGCATGCCAAACCTCTTACAAACGTCAAAATGGGCTACAATTAAAAGTAGTTGGAAATCAGAAATCATTGGTTTTTATAAAGATAAAAGATTGGTTGCTAGTAGTTTAGTTTTAATTCGCCCGCTTCCCCTTGGATTTACGATGCTGTATATTCCGCGTGGGATTTTGATGGATTATACAGATAAAGCTTTATTAAAGTTTGTTTTGTTAGAATTGAAAAAATTTGGGAAAAGACAGAAAGCACTTTTCATCAAATTTGACCCTGCTTATAAATTTGATGATGCGTATGATATCATGACAAATTTAACAAATGCTGGCGTTGAATATACTGGACGTACTACAGAAATGCACGATACAATTCAACCAAGGTATAATGCTGTCATTTATAAAGAAGATTTTTCAGAAGAAGTTCTGGATAAAAAAACACGTCAATTTATTCGCAAGGCAAGAAATTCTTACCCAGAAGTTATTTTTGGGGGAAAGGAGCTAGTCCCTGTATTTGCTGAATTAATGAAAAAGACAGAGGCCCGCAAAAATGTAAGCCTTCGTAATGCCGACTACTATACCAAACTTTTGGACACATATGGTTCAGATGCCTTCATAACTTTAGTGAAATTTGATATGTCTAAAGTGAAGGCTGACATGGAAGCCAATGTGGAAAAAATCAAAGATAATCAATCAAAAGCGAAGAATGAAAAGCGCCTAAAAACTCTAACTGAAGAGCTGGCAATTGCGGAAAAAAATGTTTCTGATATTTCTGCTTTTATTGCTGAAAAAGGCGCAGTTATTCCTGTAGCTGGCACTTTATCTATTAATGCTTTTGGTGCCGCAGAGACTCTGTATGCGGGAACAGACACAGCTTTTCAAAAGTATTATCCTTCTTACCTCGTATGGTTTGAAACCATTCAACATGCTTTTGAAAAGGGTGCAAATACCCTTAATATGGGTGGTTTGGAAAATTCTCTTTCGGAAAAAGATGGACTTTTGAAATTCAAAAAGCATTTCAATCCTCGTATAGAAGAATATGTGGGCGAATTTGACTTACCTGTGAGCAAACTCCTCTATAAAATGGCGAATTCATTGTATATGCGCCGGAAGACAAAACATTGA
- the rsmH gene encoding 16S rRNA (cytosine(1402)-N(4))-methyltransferase RsmH yields MEFKHDTVMLHETVDMLEVKPDGIYVDATLGGAGHSEYLLSKLTTGHLYSFDQDETAHENAKIRLKTALEEEKVTLIKSNFRYLRSSLAELGVTKIDGILYDLGVSSPQFDDTQRGFSYKKEARLDMRMNQSQALSAYEVVNDYPYEDLVRIFYRYGEEKFSKQIARKIEQARKLKPIELTTELADLIKTALPQKELKKKGHPAKRIFQAIRIEVNDELGAAEESIEEAIDLLKVSGRISVITFHSLEDRLTKTIFKEYSTVDVPKGLPMIPKDMEAKLKLVNRKPILASSEELAFNNRAHSAKLRVAEKQKD; encoded by the coding sequence ATGGAATTCAAGCATGACACTGTAATGCTACACGAAACCGTTGATATGCTTGAGGTTAAACCTGATGGCATCTATGTTGATGCAACTCTTGGTGGAGCAGGACATAGTGAATATCTTTTGAGTAAGTTGACAACAGGTCATCTCTATTCATTTGATCAAGACGAAACAGCACATGAAAATGCTAAGATACGTTTAAAAACAGCTCTAGAAGAAGAGAAAGTCACATTAATAAAAAGTAATTTCCGATATTTGCGCTCTAGCTTAGCCGAACTAGGAGTTACAAAAATTGATGGAATTCTCTATGATCTCGGCGTTTCTAGCCCACAATTTGATGATACTCAGCGTGGTTTTTCTTATAAAAAAGAAGCACGTTTGGACATGAGAATGAATCAATCTCAAGCACTTTCTGCTTATGAAGTCGTCAATGACTATCCTTATGAAGACTTGGTTCGAATTTTTTATCGCTATGGTGAAGAAAAATTTTCTAAACAAATTGCGCGCAAGATTGAGCAAGCAAGAAAGCTAAAGCCTATTGAATTAACAACAGAGTTAGCAGATTTGATAAAAACTGCCTTACCTCAAAAAGAGCTTAAGAAAAAAGGCCATCCGGCAAAGCGTATTTTTCAAGCGATTCGGATTGAAGTTAATGATGAGCTTGGCGCTGCTGAAGAATCTATTGAAGAAGCTATTGATCTCCTTAAAGTTTCAGGACGGATAAGTGTAATCACGTTCCATTCTTTAGAAGATCGCTTAACCAAAACGATTTTCAAAGAATATAGTACGGTTGATGTACCTAAAGGACTTCCGATGATTCCTAAAGATATGGAAGCTAAACTAAAATTAGTAAATCGTAAACCAATCCTTGCAAGCTCTGAGGAACTTGCATTTAATAACCGGGCCCATAGTGCTAAGTTGCGTGTGGCCGAAAAACAAAAAGATTAA
- a CDS encoding cell division protein FtsL has product MAAQPKEYFDIETAAKKDSYAISKDSLAPEVLAKKFKSFSGVEKAFYLSMVVVALMLAITQLFIQTKTQEIESSTLHYNSQITVKEQKNSEYDQKIQELTSQAKLQKVTDKYGISYNPDNVLKATK; this is encoded by the coding sequence ATGGCAGCACAACCAAAAGAATATTTTGATATTGAAACGGCAGCTAAAAAGGACAGCTATGCAATCTCAAAAGACTCGTTAGCACCGGAAGTTTTAGCTAAAAAATTCAAAAGCTTTTCTGGGGTTGAAAAAGCATTTTATCTTTCTATGGTTGTGGTTGCTTTAATGTTAGCAATAACCCAACTCTTCATTCAAACAAAAACACAGGAAATTGAAAGCAGTACTTTGCACTATAACAGTCAAATCACTGTTAAAGAGCAAAAAAATTCTGAATATGATCAGAAAATACAGGAGCTAACATCCCAAGCCAAACTTCAAAAAGTTACGGATAAATATGGTATCTCCTACAACCCTGATAATGTATTGAAAGCGACAAAATGA